CCCCCTCCATGCTTTCAACTTCTGCCTTGTATTGCCTTTGCATATAAGCAATGGTACTTACCCTACCTGACCCTGTATTTTTAGAAACTCCAATGGCCATAGGCAAATCCTTCAACAAATCAGAATGTTTCTCCATCCTTGGAAACAATAAAATATCAGATTCAGACGATAACCCTAGTTGGTTCATAGAAATAAACTTTTGACCCATTTCTACCCCGAGATCGGCCAAGTAATCACGCGATACTTGCCACAAACTTCCAAGGGGGAATTGTCGATTAAATGCCCCTGCAACTCCTACATTCAAAACCAAATCATAATTATTTTTAGCTAAATGAAGACTCAAATTAGTTGCCATAGATACCAACCCTACACCTGTAATTAAAACTTCCAAAGTATCACCCGATTGAGAAGTAATACTAAATTTGTTATCTCCATCCGGAACAGCTATCTCCAATAAAGGTCTGAGCTCTAACAAGGTTGCTGAAACAAATAATATCTTCATCACTTTTGGTTTATTACTGATTTCATTCTTAGAATAGCTTCGTGGCCTTCCTTACCTAAATCAAGTGTAAAATCATTGACATACAACTGAATATGCTTTCGAATTACTTCATCCTCCATCTCCTGTGCATGTGATAAAATATAAGGCCATATACGTTCCGGATATTGGTAAGCAAATTCTATACTTTGCCTAATTAAAGAATTAATCAAACTAAGCAAAGAAATATCAAAATTA
This genomic interval from Bacteroidia bacterium contains the following:
- the mqnB gene encoding futalosine hydrolase, whose protein sequence is MKILFVSATLLELRPLLEIAVPDGDNKFSITSQSGDTLEVLITGVGLVSMATNLSLHLAKNNYDLVLNVGVAGAFNRQFPLGSLWQVSRDYLADLGVEMGQKFISMNQLGLSSESDILLFPRMEKHSDLLKDLPMAIGVSKNTGSGRVSTIAYMQRQYKAEVESMEGAAFFYVCSKFECQFAQLRAISNYVGERDKRKWDLKGSVTVLNEFLLKSFIENS